CATACGCTATCTTTATGCCAACTCAGAAGCTACAATTTCTGAAGATGAAAAAGAAGACTCACAATCAGTTCTCATACGGGGAATGGAACAAGTGTGCAAACAATACATGCAAAAATTCCAACGCATCATGTCAGCAAGAGATTTTAAAGAGATATCTGATTGGTCGCTCACGTTCTTCTTATTCAAATACGCAAAAGAGGGCAAAATTAATGATTTACAAGAACTTATTACAAAATTTCCCAACCTCAAACGAGACCCACAAGATGGTAATGGAAAAATTCCAGCGGATTATGCCCGAGAAAATGGCCATACCGAATGTGAAAATCTTTTGATAATTCAAACATAGACAAACCTTGAACAAATCAAAGCATTGACTTCAATTTCATGAGAAGCATACTTATTTTTATAAGGTAACATACTCATAAAATATTTTTGGAGAGATGTAATGATTCGATCTATACTACTGGTTATAACTTTTTTCTTTGTTTCCTATGCCCAACCAATGAATAAGTTCGAAACAAGTAATTTTAGCGTAAATTTTACCGTAGAACATGAAGAAGAAGATACTTCAGCTATTGATATTAAATGTTCGCAATGCAAAGAAAGCCTTGTTCATTATAATGAAGCTACACTAACCCAGCTTGCAAACATGTTAAAAAATGATGATGAATGGAAGAGCTTTTTACATGAGATTATTACAACAATCAAAGATAACCATTATATTCAAGGTATTTTAGAAAACTTAGAATGGAGATATGGCTTTAAGCTCAAAACGCACGTGACATTTAGAGAAGAAGACCTTGATACTGTTCAAGAAATCATCAACACACTTGTAGCCAACTGCTATTTTTGTCACGAATCAAATGAACCCCAATTTCATAGCTTCTGCCTTAACAAATTAGAGAAATGTACTCAATGTAAGGAAAAAATAGATCGAGATTTTTTATTGCTCCTTCGTCCACCAACAGATATTAACTTTGGTAAAAAATCCATTAAAAATGATATCCATCAACATAAGTGGCTCAAAACTAAAACTATAAAAGAATTCAATGCTTCACTTTTATCTGCAGAGAAAAATGTGCGGCTATATACTCTTTGTATAATCTATCTTTGTTGTATAACGGCGCCTGTTATACTTTTTGGCTCTCTTAATAATCATAAGGGCTTAATAGGTTTAGTTGGTTTTGGTAGCATTCTTTTTGTCTATTTCATGATGTTTACAATTGGTGCAACAGGTAACGATCGCCCCGAAGACAGCGTTACAGAAAGAGCTCTTTTAACCGCAAAAGATTTGAATGTACCCCTTAGATGGTATTTCGCTCAACTTCGAAATAATCATAGATTAAATTTTTATAGTATCGAAACCGAATCATCAAAGCAAGATGATGAAGAAGCGATGAGCATTGAAGAAGAATAGCCAGCTGGCAAGGCTCAGATTCTATCAAGTTGAGTGTCTGGCACTATTACAAAACACTCAACTTGTTCAGTTTAATTTTACAGCAAAATAAATGAATCACTGCTTGCAGAAATACCCGGTTCAAGGGTAAATGTGCTGCTCACGACTCCTAACTCAGCAGGAGTTAGCTTGATTTTATAGTTTTTAAAAATTGACGGGTGCGCGGCTTCAAGTGTTGTAAGAACCGGCAAGTGCGTTGCAACAAATGCAATTGCGTTATCAAACTGAGCAAGTTGCTCAATAAAATCATACGCTGCACGCTGACCAAGCTCAGGATTTGTTCCACTAAACAACGAATCATCAATCAGCACAAAAGCTGATTGCTCTCGATTCAAAGACTTAAGACGCGCTATGCACTGGTCTGCTCGCATAATTTCAGCAACAAACTTTGATTGATTATTGGCAATATCATCAGCAATGTTAATGTAGGTAATAACTTGATCAAATGGCTTGAGCTTAAGCTTTTGAGCTGAACAAATTCCTAGAGTTTGCGCCATCAAAATATTAAGTGCAATCCCCTTCATAAACGTTGACTTACCGGATTTATTTGGTCCAGTCAAAATCATTTTAGAAACAGTTCCTGTAGGTCCACAAGTGATAGAACAGGGAACGGCGCTTGCTCCATCAAGCATCATATTCCAACTATCAACCACTTCAAGGTAGGGCTCTTGTTGTTCAACAAATTCTGCAAAGCAACATTGGCCTTGGGGTACTAATTCTTGATACAATGTGGCGCATGAACTGCAGACATCAAGTTGCGCAAGCGAATGAATTGCTGGCTTAATTTGATCAAGCGCAGTGCTCATGAGCTGATGCGCACGTAATGTTGTACCAACTGATGAAAAATATCCAAGTTCATCATGAATTGAAAAACTTCCATCAGAAATTAAGTTAATAAATTCATGAAGCTCATCATTCTGATGACATTCATAAATTTCCTGAATTTTTTCAAATCCATAACACTGTTGCGCAAGCTCTGGATGTCCTTGAACCAATTCATAAACAGTCCGTAAGGCTCTGAGGGAATATGCACACGCAGCTATTTTTTTATACAAACAATTAACAACATTAAGTCGAGCCATAATATGCTCAATCATCTCTTTAATGCTAAAAAGATGAATACCCAAATGAGCAGCACGTATGCCCCAAAATAAACCTTTTACAAAAGTCGAAGCATCATGATCAGCCTCTAGATGTCCTAAACAAAAATGATGATCATGCCCATGATGATCATCATGATGGTGATCGTGACCGTGATTGCAGTGATGATCGTCGTGATGGTGATTACAATGATGACCATGTTCGTGATGGTCATGTGATTTTTTTGTAATTTTATCCTGCAAATACTCAAGCGCAAAGTGCAAAATTAAATGCTCCACAACCGGACTAAGCAAGCTTGCTCCATGCATAAGATTAAGAATATCTAAGGCTAGAGGACTTTTATTAAGTGATTCAACTAACGAGAAATTAAAATAAAAGCCCTTGAGAATTTCTTGAGTCAAAGTATCAATTTGTTGGTGATCGGCAAAGCCATATGCAAAAAGCTCAAAGTCTTTGAGCGCAGCACAGAGCTTTTCATGCTGTTCTGGATGCTCACAAAACCATTGTATAAGCAGCTGTCGCCCTTGAAGAGCTTTGATATCTGTTGTTGGACTTGCAATCTGATTTTTAAGCTGCTGCTTTCCGACAGAAGTACAAGTACGATCAAGCTTGCTATAAAAGCCATCATGCGAAGCATTAGGCGACCCAAAGAGCTCTAAATCTTTTTCTTCAAACGATGTGATAACTGTTGCTCCTGATTGTCCTTGTAAGTCACCAGATACACCAAATAAGAATCCAAATAAAACTATTCCAAAAACTACACGCATATTTTTTACAATTAATTTAATCACGATATTCCTGCCTACACGTTTTTTACGCTTAATTCGACCTAAATAATAAATCCTAATTGAATAAATAATTTACTTTATTTGATCCCAAAAGAAAAGTATCATCCTATTCTATCGTTCTTAAAAGAGCAAGTCCACAGCCATAATTTCTTTCTAGAAGAACCCTGTATTGCATGCTATGCTTACCTGCAAGCTCACCATTTATTCAAAAAAGGAGATGAACGTGAGAACAATTGCTGTCATTGGAGCCGGCTATGTCGGCCTTGTAACCGGCGCATGCTTTGCTCAAAAGGGCAATCGCGTCATTGTTGTGGAGAACAATCAGTCAAAAATTGATCAACTTCTTCAAGGATCTATACCCTTTTACGAACCGGGACTCGATGTTCTAGTAAGTAATTGCATCAAAGAAAAAACCCTTCAATTTGTTAAAAATATTTATGTTGCACTCCAGCATAAGCCTGAACTCATTTTTTCATGCGTTGGAACACCGCCACTTGCAAGCGGTGCGGCTGATCTTTCGTACGTTTGGAATGTAGCACGCGAAATCGGCAGAACAATCACCGATTACTGTGTCGTTATTAACAAGTCTACTGTTCCAGTTGGAACAGCGCTTCAAGTCAAACATATTATTCAAGAAGAGCTTCAAGCTCGTGGAGTATCAGTTAATTTTGATGTCGCATCAAACCCTGAATTTTTAAAAGAAGGCGATGCGCTCAGTGACTTCTTACAACCTGACCGAGTTGTTATTGGTACTGAATCTGAACGCGCACGAACAGCTCTTGAAGCACTCTATAAACCATTTCTGCATACCGAGGGACAGCTTGTTTGCATGAACATTCCTTCTGCAGAACTCACCAAGTATGCTTCAAATGCCATGCTTGCAACACGCATTAGCTTCATGAACCAAATTGCACTGCTCGCCGATAAAGTTGGCGCTGACATTGACCAGATAAAACAGGGAATGGCAAAAGACCGTCGCATCGGCCCTCACTTCTTGAATGCAGGTATTGGTTATGGCGGAAGCTGCTTTCCAAAAGATGTTAAAGCGCTTCTCCATACGGGGACAGAGAACGAACAGGAAATGTCACTGGTTAAAGAAGTTGATGCCGTGAATGAGTTGCAGCGTAAACAATTTATTCAAACCATTATCAACCACTACGACTCAAGCATTGGTCAAAAAAAAGTTGGTATCTGGGGGCTTGCATTCAAGCCTGAAACCGATGACATTCGCTGTGCTCCATCACTTGATGTAATTAATGCACTTCTTGAACACGGCGCAAAGGTTTATGCATACGACCCGGTTGCAATGCCCAATATTAAAGCACAATTTGAAAAGGCTATCACCTATACTCGAACAGCAGATGAAATTCTTGAGCTTGCTGATTTTCTTATCGTTCTTACAGAATGGAAAGAATTTATACGTCATGAGCCAGCACATTTCACCAAGCTTACTGATAAAACTGTTTTTGATGGACGCAATTGCTTTGATCCAACGCTAATGACCGCAGCAGGGCTCACGTACTTTTGTATTGGTCGAAATCAATCAACAAATACTTCCTATGCTCTTTTAAAATTTGATAGAAGTTTATCTCGTGCTCATCAATAAAAATTGCTTAAGCTCACCATAAACTTTTAAATTTTTTTATCTGAATAGGAGATCGAAGGTATGAGATTATATCAATCTATCAGAGCACTCTTCTTATTGAGTGCTCTTTTTTTTAAGCATGCAGATGGCTCGAACCTAAACGGCACAGCAGCCGTCGTCTATAAAAATCAACATCATGTTTTTTCAAACGGAGAAAGCGCACTCGGGTATGTCCGCATGAACGGCGGCTTTACCGTCAAGCCTGGTGCCACCGCAACACTTGATACGGTTGTTTCCGTTTCTGGCAGTATTGATTTGCGTGAAACAGGAGTTCTTCAACTGCTCAAAGATCTAAATCTTGATGCAGGTGTAACATGGTCCAGTGGTGGTTACATCAAAGGACGTAGCCGAGCGTTGATTCTAAACGACACACTCTCAATCCCCGCTTCAAAAATTATCCACATTTCAGATGATACGATTATTGACGGTAACGGGAATACACTCTTATTAAACGATTATGCGCAAATTTTTGTTGATAACAATGTAACGCTTACGCTACGAAACTTGGTTGTATGCAACACCAAAAACAACGTGAATAACCCCTGCCTCAGAATTAGCGGTAACCGTGGCAAGCTTGCGCTTGATAACGTTGAACTCGCCATGGCAAATGATATGGCATTAGCGCAAGGACAACTTTACTTCCACAACGAAGTTATTTTTACCGGAAGCTCTACATTCATTTATAATTCCCCTGAAGCAAGTTTCATTACACGCTCTGGAGTTGTAAAGTTTGATAAAGGAACAACGTTTTCATTTGCTCCAACGAGCACTGCAGATCATCTGTTCAAACTTCAAGACAAAACATCAACACTCTATTTAAATGGTTGCACACTGAAGACAACAAGTTCTGGTATGCGATTAACCAAAGGCAATTTAATTCTTGATAACAAAATTGTTTTAGAGAGCAATCCAGGAAATGGTTCAATGCCTGCAACTTTAACCTTACTTGATGACGCCGATTACACAACAACATCTGGAGGTTTAAATATTTCCGCATGGCATCCAAACGGAAATGTGCTCGCCATTGGAGGACAAAGAGTTCTCAGCACTCCAGGCTTTGCAAATCACAACGAACTACGACTTTTTTCATTTGATGGAGCAATCCTAACAGCTCTAACCAGCCAAGACTATGGAACCAATTTTAATAACCAAGTGCAAGCACTTGCATGGACTCCAGATGGACGATTTCTTGCTGTTGGGGGAACACTTGCAGATACCGTTGGGGGCTTTGCAAATACTGATGAGCTACGAATTTACAGTTTTAACGGGTCAACACTTACGGCTGTTACCAGCCAACCATACGGCACTGCAGGAGCTGGGCAAATTTATGATCTTTCATGGAATCCTGATGGAAAAACAATTGCTCTTGTTGGACGAATTCAAGCAGCTGTTGGTGGATTTCCTTCAACAGACTCTATTCGGCTGTATAGCTTTAATGGAACGTCACTCACTGCACTAACCAGCCAGCCATACGGCCCAGGAAGTCAAACGCTTAGAGTCGCCTGGTCACCCGATGGTAAGACACTTGCAATTGGTGGTGGGTCACCCACTGCCGTGGGTGGTTTTGCAAATACCGATCAACTTCGTTTGTATAGTTTTAATGGATCTACGCTTACGGCATTAACAAGTAGCTCTTATGGCTCAAGTTCAGCCTTCAATGTTTATGCACTTGCATGGTCACCTGACGGAAAATCCCTAGCATTTGGCGGAGACCTTGGTGGTGGTCCAGTACCAAACCAATTGAGAGTGTGCTCTTTTACAGGAAATACATTGAAATTAACAGCAGGCCAACCATATGGAATTCAAATAACATGGATTGATTGGTCACCGGACGGAAAGACTCTTGCTGTTACTGGACAAAGCACAGGAACTGAACTATTTGACTTTTCAAGCACAACAACTCTTAATGCTATAACAACGGTTTCGATTGCTTCATACACACCAACAGTACGATGGGCACCTAATGGCAAAACGCTTTCGCTCAGTGCATATAGCCCAACAAGTGGAAATGAATTGCAATTGTACAGCGTAGGTTTTTCTCAGGAATCGTTTCCTCAATCTTATTCCCGCTCGATTATTTTTGGCAACAGTGCTTTGGGTAGCTCAAGTAATTTGAATGCCGAAGTGCTGGGCGCTGCGCACGTAACAATTAACGGCATTGTCAATGACGACTCGGTGTAAATTTTTTAGAATAGAGCATGAAAAAAATATTATTCATACATCATGGAAAAGGACTGGGCGGTGCGCCGCTCAGTCTCCTATACTTGGTTGAATCGCTTGATACAACCAAGTATACGCCAATTGTTTTGTTTTTGCATCACTCTGAAGTGATTGAACTTTTTAAAGAACGGGGCATCCAAACAGTTGGACCGGTCAACGTCTACGACTTTGCACATACTAAAATTTGGTGGTTTGGGTGGCGACACGCGCATCACCTTGCACGAGCAATTAAAGACACCATTAAAACAATGTTGTTTATCGCACCAAAAATACTTGCTCATATCAAGCCGGATCTTGTACACCTGAACACCAGTTCATTACTGGGCTGGGGCATTACTGCGCGGAAAAAAAATATCCCACTTGTCTGGCACATTCGTGAGCCGCTTGCTTCTGGGTATTTTGGCATTCGCAAAAAAATTGTACAACAAACCGTTAAGCGCTACGCTGACGCAATTGTGCCTATTTGTAAGCACGATGCAACGCCATGGGCTCATAACAAAAAAACACACGTTGTCTACAACGCCGTACACGAAAAATATTTTAATGAAAAATCTGATGTAACATCGTTTTTCGCATCGCACGGAGTGCCAAAAGATGACCCCAAAATTCTTTTTGTTGGTGGCCTTTCCAAAGAAAAAGGAACGCTTGAAATTTTAAAAATTTTTCAAAAAGTTCTTATAAAAATTCCAAATGCAAAACTGTTGCTCGCAGGCTACCTGCACAAGCAAGCACTCAGTTGGAAACAATTAATCCATCGAATTTATCCGGCAAGCAATTATGCTCATCAGATTCATGTGCTACTTGAGGAGCTTGGTTCATCAGTCATTCAACTCGGCTCCATTCGCAACATTCCTGCAGCAATGACTGCAAGCAATGTTATAGTATTTCCTGCAACCGTTGGCCACTTTGCACGACCAATTATCGAGGCCGGATTTATGAAGAGACCGGTCGTAGTATCAGCCCTTGCACCGCTTGATGAGCTCGTTATTGATGATAAAACAGGTTTTTTAGTTGCTATTAATAATCATCAATTATGGGCAGAAAAGTTGTGCTTATTGTTGACTGACAAGCTCTTAGCACAGAGAATGGGTAATGCTGCGTATGCTTTTTGTAGAGAAAAATTTAGCCTGCCTGAGCAGGTACAAAAGATAGAAAAAATTTATACTGAGCTCTTGACCAAGGAGTCGCATGAATAAGCAAACACTCAAAGATTCCGTTAAAAACTACTGGAATCAAGCAAGCTGTGGAACAGAATTTATTAATAAGCAAAAGTTCTCACCCGAATACTTTCAGGCAATCGAAGAATTCAGGTATCGCATAGAACCTGAAATTTTCTCCTTTGCACAGTTCACCCGATTTCATGGTAAAAAAATGCTGGAGGTTGGGGTTGGTGCAGGAAGTGACTTTTTGCAATGGGTCCGCGCTGGCACACAGGCGCATGGCATTGATTTGACCGCTGAAGCAATTGAAAATGTTAAACAACGCTTAGCTGTTTATAATCTGCAAGCAACAGATCTACAAGTAGCTGATGCTGAACAACTGCCATACGCTGATAACTCATTTGATCTGGTTTACTCATGGGGCGTCATTCACCACTCACCCGACACAGAAAAGTGTTTGGCTGAAATTGTGCGCGTTACCAAACCAGGCGGCACAATTAAGATTATGATTTATAACCGCTACTCACTCTTTGCTTTTTATCGCTATCTTGCATGCGCACTTTTCAAGGGCAAGCCGTTCAAAAGTTTTAAATCGGTCTTGTTTGATCATCAAGAAAGCCCAGGAACTAAAGCTTACACGTTTGCTGAAGCAAAAAAGATGATTGCTGCGCATCCTGTAAAAACTGTCTCACTGAACGCTCAAGTTTCAGCGCATGATCTGCTCTACTACAAAGGACGCTTTGTTCAATTTTTTGCATACGTTGCAGCATGCCTTTTTGGCTGGCGTCGTGTGGGATGGTTTATGACTCTTGAATTACAAAAAAAATAAGGGCTGAAATTTCCAGCCCTTATAAATTCGTATAACTTTTATACTTTATTTATTACGTTCAGTTATCAACTGATACGAGGTTTTAATGCCAACGGCGTTATAAAGTTTTTTGTATTTATTAAATGTTGCAGTTGGATCATTAACTTGTACCAATTGCTTTTTAAGCATTGTTTTATCAAGTGAACCAATAAGCGTTTTTATATCTGCATCAGAACAGTTATTCATAAATGCTTGATGAGGTGTCAACACACTGTTCACAGCTCCAGACCGAGCATCTTCTCGATTCATAACAACAACATGCGCCAATGCATTTTGAAAGTCGATTGCTTCAAGAGATGTAAGATTTACTGTCGGTTTTGGTGTTGTCACTACAACAGGCTTTGTTACCGCAACTGCCGGTTTGGGCGTATAAGCTGGTGGTAAAGGCGGAGGCGTTGGTATCGATGACGACTGCTTTGCAGGAGGAAGCGGTGGTGGCACAGGTATCGTTACTTTGCTTCCAGGAAGCGGTGGAGGTACCGGAATCTTGCTACCAGGCAACGGTGGCGCTGGAGGCGGTGGAGGTGGCGTACCTGACAATGGTGATGGCATTGCAAACGGTTCTACCGGTTGATCATGTTTTTCTGTTGCAGTTGCATTGGCTCCCTGTTTTTTCCCAAAAAAAGCTTCTAGTGCTGCCTTGCGATCATCACCAAGCTTACCTGGAACCTCTTCTTGAGCTGTAGCCGAGGAACCTGAAGAAGCCGCTTGTTTTTTCGCAAAAAAATCTTCTAGTGCTTTCTTGCGATCAGCGCTCAACTTTCCTGGAGTTCCTTCTGAATCTTTTAATTTTTCAGAAACTGGGTCAACTTTTTTTCCACCGTAACGCTCCTCGAGCTTTGCTTTGAGAGCATCAAGTTTGGGGCTTAATTTCCCAGGAGCAGTTTTTTGCTCTTTTTGAAATTCCAAAGTATTAAGCAACTCTTTTTTCCGTTGATCAGAAATTTTGCTCGGCTTAATTTGAGGCTCATCTTCAGAAGAAAGCTCTTGGCCTTTACGAATTTTTTCTTCTCTGATTTGACGCTGAAGCTCAAGCGCTTCAAGAGCACTAAGCCCTGCTTTTTGATCTTCTTTTTCAATTACAGATTGCTTAGATTCACCTGGCAAAGCATCTTTAAGAACACCTAGTTCCTCATCAATACTTATTGGACTCTCTTGAACTCGACATTCAAGATTAGCAACAAGCAGGATCGAAATCGCTATGATTCCCGAAATAAATTTATTCTTCATCATACTCTCTCTTTTTTATTTGTTTCGTTCAGTTATCAATTGATAAGAAGTTTTAATACCAACGGCGTTATAAAGTTTCTTATATTTATTGAATGTTGTAGTTGGATCACTCACCTGGACTAATTGCTTTTTAAGCATTACTTGATCAAGTGAACCAATAATCGTTTTTAGATCTTCATCAGAACACTTATTCATAAATGCTTGATGAGGTGTCAATAGACTATTCACAGCACCTGAACGAGCATCTTCTCTATTCATTATAGAAATCTGCATTAATGCATTTTTAAAATTAATTGCTTCAAATGATGTATAATTCAAAACAGGTTTTTCAGCTCGAGCTGCACGCTGAATTTCAAGCGCCTCAAGAGCCTTAACCTGAGCAACTTCTGCACCTTGAGCCGCTTTTTCCTGCTCCCACAAATCTTTAAGATGAGCTTTGCGCTTTGCCTCTAGCTCTTGCTCCAATTTTGCAATCTTATCTTGCGCTTGATTTTTATCAGTCGACGCTTGACGCTCTTTAAGCTCCTGCAATGTTTTAATATGCCCAAGTACATCAGCCCCAGTGGGCACTTGCTCTTGGCTTGTAAAATCACGTCCTTGCTTCATAAGTACGAGTAAATTTTTCACCCTACTTAATTCATCACCTGACAGCGTTGTTGTTTCTGGATTGGAGTTACGGTCAAGCCAATCAACTAAGATTTGATCAACAACCTTGGAAAGACGTATTTCATAATCACGCATTTTCTCTTCAGGAACAGTAGTATATCGATATACAAGAATACCCGAATCAGGATTCAGCAACATATCATTGGTAAAAAGCAAGCGTGCCTGCACCATGTTTGGTTCTTTAAATTGATCAGGAAGAACTTTGAATCGCTCCAAAAAAGTTGAAACTTTAAAACGCCCATCGTTTACTGCTTTAAAAAGAAGATCTATTTGAGCCCTAAACGTTTGCTCACCTCTCATATGCGCATCTTGTACTCTTTCAAGGTAAGCACGTATTTCATCCATTTTTCCACCGTAGATACTTCCAAACATTTC
This sequence is a window from Candidatus Dependentiae bacterium. Protein-coding genes within it:
- a CDS encoding PD40 domain-containing protein — translated: MRLYQSIRALFLLSALFFKHADGSNLNGTAAVVYKNQHHVFSNGESALGYVRMNGGFTVKPGATATLDTVVSVSGSIDLRETGVLQLLKDLNLDAGVTWSSGGYIKGRSRALILNDTLSIPASKIIHISDDTIIDGNGNTLLLNDYAQIFVDNNVTLTLRNLVVCNTKNNVNNPCLRISGNRGKLALDNVELAMANDMALAQGQLYFHNEVIFTGSSTFIYNSPEASFITRSGVVKFDKGTTFSFAPTSTADHLFKLQDKTSTLYLNGCTLKTTSSGMRLTKGNLILDNKIVLESNPGNGSMPATLTLLDDADYTTTSGGLNISAWHPNGNVLAIGGQRVLSTPGFANHNELRLFSFDGAILTALTSQDYGTNFNNQVQALAWTPDGRFLAVGGTLADTVGGFANTDELRIYSFNGSTLTAVTSQPYGTAGAGQIYDLSWNPDGKTIALVGRIQAAVGGFPSTDSIRLYSFNGTSLTALTSQPYGPGSQTLRVAWSPDGKTLAIGGGSPTAVGGFANTDQLRLYSFNGSTLTALTSSSYGSSSAFNVYALAWSPDGKSLAFGGDLGGGPVPNQLRVCSFTGNTLKLTAGQPYGIQITWIDWSPDGKTLAVTGQSTGTELFDFSSTTTLNAITTVSIASYTPTVRWAPNGKTLSLSAYSPTSGNELQLYSVGFSQESFPQSYSRSIIFGNSALGSSSNLNAEVLGAAHVTINGIVNDDSV
- a CDS encoding cell envelope integrity protein TolA, which translates into the protein MRGILRLSGILSFIVCSFGLVTLIGVKSLKAQVIKKQTKQESKKTTQKPKKKMTQIEAHFAIPNRRGTLLDKVKEQFQVDDKNELVQDLIKQERAHQNYYTFYHSCDPRFRLVQDLYKKFYEFFALKANIKNFVFFRWNDPIFDTYSTADEFLKKEIEARGLIDDNISDVKTFIMSVNLSPFGGIGIGGETTWNYFVTGLSHFDPLAKILPGFFEKAGLNKRFIDELREIYEIIATPEGTLYQIFIPKNMADKIAYLSWRHGIPNDPDNPEFIVEMFGSIYGGKMDEIRAYLERVQDAHMRGEQTFRAQIDLLFKAVNDGRFKVSTFLERFKVLPDQFKEPNMVQARLLFTNDMLLNPDSGILVYRYTTVPEEKMRDYEIRLSKVVDQILVDWLDRNSNPETTTLSGDELSRVKNLLVLMKQGRDFTSQEQVPTGADVLGHIKTLQELKERQASTDKNQAQDKIAKLEQELEAKRKAHLKDLWEQEKAAQGAEVAQVKALEALEIQRAARAEKPVLNYTSFEAINFKNALMQISIMNREDARSGAVNSLLTPHQAFMNKCSDEDLKTIIGSLDQVMLKKQLVQVSDPTTTFNKYKKLYNAVGIKTSYQLITERNK
- a CDS encoding class I SAM-dependent methyltransferase, translating into MNKQTLKDSVKNYWNQASCGTEFINKQKFSPEYFQAIEEFRYRIEPEIFSFAQFTRFHGKKMLEVGVGAGSDFLQWVRAGTQAHGIDLTAEAIENVKQRLAVYNLQATDLQVADAEQLPYADNSFDLVYSWGVIHHSPDTEKCLAEIVRVTKPGGTIKIMIYNRYSLFAFYRYLACALFKGKPFKSFKSVLFDHQESPGTKAYTFAEAKKMIAAHPVKTVSLNAQVSAHDLLYYKGRFVQFFAYVAACLFGWRRVGWFMTLELQKK
- a CDS encoding glycosyltransferase family 4 protein, with the protein product MKKILFIHHGKGLGGAPLSLLYLVESLDTTKYTPIVLFLHHSEVIELFKERGIQTVGPVNVYDFAHTKIWWFGWRHAHHLARAIKDTIKTMLFIAPKILAHIKPDLVHLNTSSLLGWGITARKKNIPLVWHIREPLASGYFGIRKKIVQQTVKRYADAIVPICKHDATPWAHNKKTHVVYNAVHEKYFNEKSDVTSFFASHGVPKDDPKILFVGGLSKEKGTLEILKIFQKVLIKIPNAKLLLAGYLHKQALSWKQLIHRIYPASNYAHQIHVLLEELGSSVIQLGSIRNIPAAMTASNVIVFPATVGHFARPIIEAGFMKRPVVVSALAPLDELVIDDKTGFLVAINNHQLWAEKLCLLLTDKLLAQRMGNAAYAFCREKFSLPEQVQKIEKIYTELLTKESHE
- a CDS encoding UDP-glucose/GDP-mannose dehydrogenase family protein, whose product is MNVRTIAVIGAGYVGLVTGACFAQKGNRVIVVENNQSKIDQLLQGSIPFYEPGLDVLVSNCIKEKTLQFVKNIYVALQHKPELIFSCVGTPPLASGAADLSYVWNVAREIGRTITDYCVVINKSTVPVGTALQVKHIIQEELQARGVSVNFDVASNPEFLKEGDALSDFLQPDRVVIGTESERARTALEALYKPFLHTEGQLVCMNIPSAELTKYASNAMLATRISFMNQIALLADKVGADIDQIKQGMAKDRRIGPHFLNAGIGYGGSCFPKDVKALLHTGTENEQEMSLVKEVDAVNELQRKQFIQTIINHYDSSIGQKKVGIWGLAFKPETDDIRCAPSLDVINALLEHGAKVYAYDPVAMPNIKAQFEKAITYTRTADEILELADFLIVLTEWKEFIRHEPAHFTKLTDKTVFDGRNCFDPTLMTAAGLTYFCIGRNQSTNTSYALLKFDRSLSRAHQ